The sequence GACGGACGAACGACCGTCGCCGGGATTCTCTTGAATGGCAATAATCAATATCATATTATATAACGTACGATGTAAAAGACATCAAGCGAACGAGTCGTGAGAACATACAATATGTAAACTGTTTTGTTTCTGACGTTCAAGCGGGTTGACTCATGAATGGCGATCGGGTATGGTTGATTCATGCCTTGGCGCGCGAAAGCGCCGCCGGTGTTTCGCCGGCACTGGAACGCTAAAAGCGGGATCAGATTCGGTGTCAGATTGCTACGCAATCTGCGCAAGGCAGAGGCAGGCGCGGTGAGAACCGCGCCTGTCTTCACGAAAGGATCAGCATCGTATGAGTATCCTCGATTGGATTTCCGGGCTCCTGGGAGAAGGTATCGGAGGCGCGGGGCATTCCCGGCGAAACGAGGGCAAGGATGTACGCGAGCTTGCCGGGCGGCTGGGCGTCACCGAGGAAGAGCTGATGTCGATTCGTCCGGCGTATCGTGAAATCCGTGTCAAGAAACGCTCAGGCGGCACACGAGTTTTGCTCGAACCAACGCCGGAACTGAAGAAGCTCCAGCGATGCATCCTTCATAAGCTTTTGAGACGGCTTTCCGCGCACGAATCGGTCCACGGTTTCGAACGAGGCCGCTCGATTGTGACGAACGCGCAGCAGCACATCAACAAAGACCTCGTCATCAGCGTCGATCTGAAGGATTTTTTCCCGAAAACACAGGCCAGGAGAATCAAGGAGTATTTCACGTTCATCGGGTGGAATAACGACGCGGCCGATATGCTGATGCGGTTGACCGTCTGGAACGGCGGGTTGCCTCAGGGGGCCCCGACGAGCCCCCGGCTTGCGAATCTCGTCAACCACGCGATGGACGCGCGGCTGGAAGGTCTGGCGAAACATTATGGCGGCATCTATTCGCGATATGCCGACGATCTCACGTTTTCATTCCCGACGAGGAAAGAACTTCCGAAAAAAGAAACCTGCTCGTTTCTCAAAATGGTCTCGAGGATCGTCAAGGAACATGGCTACATCATGCACGAGAAGGAGAAACTTCGCGTCATGACGTATGCCCGGTGCCAAACCGTCACCGGTCTCGTCGTGAACCAGAAGGTCGACTTGCCGCGGCGCACAAGAAAATGGCTTCGCGCCGTCGAACATCACCGGGCGACCGGAAAGCCGGCTACACTTTCCGTGGAGCAGTTGAACGGCTGGAGATCGTTGCGGCAGATGATCGTCGATCAGCGGCGAGTGCGCGGCGGTTAGAGATCGTCCAGGCTGACGAGTTTGAGGAAGAGGCGGGCGCTGAGCGGGAGAGTCGGTGCCTGGCCGCCGTTGAACACGGAAACGATCGATTCCGCGCCGATACGTCCGAGTTCTTCGAGGAAGAGTTGGCCGAGTTTGGGCGTCGCGGCGGCCGGGGAGCCTGCATACCCGTCGACGGCGCCGCGGTCTTTCCAGGAGAAATTCCCCTTGAGGGATTCCCATGGGAGGTTGATGATCCGCGGGGGGAGAATCGCCGAGCAGTCGGTCTTGACGAGATCGGGATCGAGATACAGCATCGCCCCTGTTTCCCGGGCATCGCCGTGGAGTTCGGACAAGGGGTCGGTTCCTTGCTGTTTGAGGGCGGCAGATATTTCGGGCGGGTTGGTGAAGCGGACGGCGGCAAGCGGATCGATGGTGGTCATGCCGTTGAGTTGGGAAAGCTCGTCGCAGGCCGTCATGATTGCTTTCGTCGCATCGGGCGAGGTGCTGAGGTGGATGAAGGCGAGGTTGCGGAACCCGTCTCGGTGGAAGGCGGCCCCGATTTCATACAGGATTTCGCAGGCGGTGCGGGGGCTGATCGTGAGGGCTCCTTCGATGCCGAGACTGGCTTGGCACGGCAGATACGGGAAGACCGGCGCCACGAGATACTTGAGGCCGGCGTCCTTCAGGTGCTGTCCGATTTCAAACGCGAGGGCTTCGGCAAGATAGGCTTTGGTTCCGAGCGGGAGGTGGGGGCCGTGCGGCTCGGTGGAACCGGCTGGAACCAGGACGAGCGTCTGGGCGCGGTCGAACGAAGCGAGTTCAGCGGCTGTCAGGGTGTTGAGGTTCATTGAGCCGCTTTGATCTGATCGCGATCGACGTTGTTCATTTCGACGAGCAGCTGTCGCTGGAGTTCGGACAGGAGCGGCAGGTCGGGGATCGTGCGGAGGTTGTTCAGGATCGACGAGCAGAGCGAGGCGATGTTTTCGAGGCGGAGATTGATGGCGGCCGACCGGATGCGCTGGGTGAGCGCCATGACTTCGTTGAACGCCTTTCGGTTCGTCGCGGCCTGAAGCATCGGGATTTTCGAGCGGAGGTCGATGATGAAGGCCTTGACTTGGGTGTCGTATTCGGCTTCGGTCATGGTGGGAAGTTCGGCGAGAATTTCCGCCTTTGTCTTGATCATAATGATTGCATCCTCACAAGGTTATCTTCGAAAGGCTTTGCGGGGTTCCGATTTTCTGGGTTGGGACCGCCGTGCGTGCCGCCGGATTCCAGTATGCCGCAGGTTTCCGTCAAATTGCAAGGCGGGTCGGGAAAAACCGAAAAAGGCCGATAATATATATTATGTAAACATATAAGAAACGTCGGGGGGTGATGTTTCGGAACTGGAAAATCTGGGTTGACGGTGTTATAGGTTTCCATACGTTTCGCGGTGGCCGACAGAAAAGCCATCATCATCAAGGCAACGGAGAAATGAAGATGAACATCGTCAGTATGAAATGCATGTTGTGCGGAGCCGAGTTTCCGCCCGCCCCGGACCGGTATGTGTGTGACAAATGCGGGACGGACGGCATCCTGGATATCATCTACGAGTATCCGAAGATGCCTGATTACGCCACCCGCCTGAAGGGAAACAGCACGCAGAGTCTCTGGCGGTATCGCGACCTTCTGCCGCTCGAGCCGAGCACGCCGGTTTCCCCCCTCGAAGTCGGAATGACCCCGCTGTATCGTTCCGGAAAACTCGAACAGCAGTTCGCCCTTTCAAAGGTTTACATAAAAGATGACGGTCGGAATCCCACCGCATCCCTGAAGGACCGCGCGAGCGCGATCGGCGTTTCCAAGGCCATCGAGGCCGGGGCGAAGGCGATCTGCGCAGCTTCGACCGGGAACGCGGCCAGCTCGCTTGCCGGGTTTGCCGCTTCCCTCGGGATCAAGACCTTCATTTTCGTGCCGAAGCGCGCGCCAAAGGCAAAGGTGACGCAGCTGCTCGTCTACGGGGCGAACACGATCATCGTCGACGACTCGTACGACAAGGCCTTCGAGCTCTCGGTCGAGGCCACGAAACGGTTCGGCTTCTACAGCCGCAACTGCGCCTACAACCCCTACCTCGTCGAGGGCAAGAAGACGGTTGCCTACGAAATCTGGGAACAGAACGGCTACCAGATACCCGACCGAGTTTACGTTTCGATCGGCGACGGATGTATCACGTCTGGTATATATAAGGGGTTTTACGATCTGAAGATGATCGGAGCGATCGAGAAGCTGCCGCGCATCATCGGCGTCCAGGCCGCCGGATGCAACCCGGTCGAAGTCGCGCTGAAAACCGGAAAATTCACCCCACAGAACGGGAATACGATCGCTGATTCCATCGCCGTCGGCGTTCCGAGAAACCGCCTCAAGGCGCTGCGCGGGCTGAAAGAGTCGAACGGGGACTGCATTTCCGTGACGGACGACGAGATCAGGGCTGCCCTCGTTGAGCTTCCACGAAATACCGCCGTGTTCGGCGAACCAGCGGCGGTCACGGCATACGCCGGCTTCAAAAAACACGCTTCGGCAGGAAACATCGGATCGAAGGAAACCGTCGTCGTTCTCATCACGGGAAACGGGCTCAAGGATATCGAGTCGGCGATCTCCGTCTGCCAGCTGCCGAACCCGGTGGCTCCGAACATGCAGGCCGTCGAATCAGCCATCAAATCTCTTTCATGATTGTTCCGTCGGTGCCATGAGAAGCGTCGCGATTTTCACGGCGCTTCTCATGTGCCTGGCAGGATCCAGCTCAGGAGACGGCCAAGTGCTCGATGACATCATCGGGAACGTCATCGACGGCGTCATGAGGGACATCTCCGGTTCCGTCGGAGAATCAAGTGACTCGAAACCTGAATCAAAGGCGGCAACAGGGAAACAGGACGAGATCACCGCAGGCCTGTTCCATGCGATTGAAACCGGGGATGTTGCGCAAGTTCGGAAGCTGCTT is a genomic window of Candidatus Ozemobacteraceae bacterium containing:
- a CDS encoding reverse transcriptase family protein; the encoded protein is MSILDWISGLLGEGIGGAGHSRRNEGKDVRELAGRLGVTEEELMSIRPAYREIRVKKRSGGTRVLLEPTPELKKLQRCILHKLLRRLSAHESVHGFERGRSIVTNAQQHINKDLVISVDLKDFFPKTQARRIKEYFTFIGWNNDAADMLMRLTVWNGGLPQGAPTSPRLANLVNHAMDARLEGLAKHYGGIYSRYADDLTFSFPTRKELPKKETCSFLKMVSRIVKEHGYIMHEKEKLRVMTYARCQTVTGLVVNQKVDLPRRTRKWLRAVEHHRATGKPATLSVEQLNGWRSLRQMIVDQRRVRGG
- a CDS encoding creatininase family protein, which translates into the protein MNLNTLTAAELASFDRAQTLVLVPAGSTEPHGPHLPLGTKAYLAEALAFEIGQHLKDAGLKYLVAPVFPYLPCQASLGIEGALTISPRTACEILYEIGAAFHRDGFRNLAFIHLSTSPDATKAIMTACDELSQLNGMTTIDPLAAVRFTNPPEISAALKQQGTDPLSELHGDARETGAMLYLDPDLVKTDCSAILPPRIINLPWESLKGNFSWKDRGAVDGYAGSPAAATPKLGQLFLEELGRIGAESIVSVFNGGQAPTLPLSARLFLKLVSLDDL
- the thrC gene encoding threonine synthase, translated to MNIVSMKCMLCGAEFPPAPDRYVCDKCGTDGILDIIYEYPKMPDYATRLKGNSTQSLWRYRDLLPLEPSTPVSPLEVGMTPLYRSGKLEQQFALSKVYIKDDGRNPTASLKDRASAIGVSKAIEAGAKAICAASTGNAASSLAGFAASLGIKTFIFVPKRAPKAKVTQLLVYGANTIIVDDSYDKAFELSVEATKRFGFYSRNCAYNPYLVEGKKTVAYEIWEQNGYQIPDRVYVSIGDGCITSGIYKGFYDLKMIGAIEKLPRIIGVQAAGCNPVEVALKTGKFTPQNGNTIADSIAVGVPRNRLKALRGLKESNGDCISVTDDEIRAALVELPRNTAVFGEPAAVTAYAGFKKHASAGNIGSKETVVVLITGNGLKDIESAISVCQLPNPVAPNMQAVESAIKSLS